A part of Paenibacillus sp. sptzw28 genomic DNA contains:
- a CDS encoding ABC transporter permease yields the protein MSDLKLQESRIESPADILAMSPEGPWRTVWKKFRRNPYAMGGLIVLLIFIVAAVFAWCATVFSWKVMYDPTKIDLMSANLPAGTGNHLLGTDELGRDIFARLLSSSQVSLLIGFTVAIVAVVIGTLIGAVSGYFGGWVDTILMRLVDVMNSVPLLFLNILILAIFGSKFSYMILILAFTGWMSVARLVRGTFLQLREMQYVEAAKAIGVSSWGIIFRHLLRNASFPIIVNATLMVGGAILSESALSYLGLGIQAPQTSWGLMLSNAQEFMLIDPLQALYPGSCILIVVLAVNFIGDGIRDALDPRKKITISRRRLDQWRKDYSKSGT from the coding sequence ATGAGTGATTTAAAGCTGCAAGAATCCCGAATCGAAAGTCCTGCTGACATTCTTGCTATGAGTCCCGAAGGACCATGGAGAACGGTATGGAAGAAGTTCCGCCGTAATCCTTATGCCATGGGCGGGCTTATCGTCCTGCTTATATTTATAGTAGCGGCTGTATTTGCATGGTGCGCAACGGTATTTTCTTGGAAAGTTATGTACGACCCGACCAAGATTGATCTGATGAGCGCGAACCTGCCGGCTGGGACGGGAAATCATTTGCTGGGAACGGACGAGCTCGGAAGAGATATTTTCGCGCGGCTGTTATCGAGCAGTCAGGTATCGCTCCTGATCGGCTTCACTGTGGCGATCGTGGCGGTCGTGATCGGGACGTTGATCGGCGCGGTCTCGGGGTATTTTGGAGGCTGGGTCGATACCATTCTCATGCGACTTGTCGATGTCATGAACTCGGTTCCGCTACTGTTTCTTAACATTCTGATCCTGGCGATTTTTGGCTCCAAGTTCAGCTATATGATCTTGATTCTTGCCTTCACCGGCTGGATGAGCGTTGCCCGACTTGTGCGCGGAACTTTCCTGCAGCTTAGGGAAATGCAGTATGTGGAGGCCGCCAAAGCGATTGGGGTCTCAAGCTGGGGGATCATATTCAGGCATCTTCTGCGCAATGCAAGCTTTCCGATCATTGTTAACGCCACATTGATGGTAGGCGGCGCGATCCTCAGCGAATCCGCGCTTTCTTATCTCGGATTAGGCATACAAGCACCGCAGACGAGCTGGGGCCTTATGCTCAGCAATGCGCAGGAATTTATGCTGATCGATCCTCTCCAGGCGCTTTATCCCGGTTCATGCATACTGATTGTAGTTCTGGCCGTAAACTTTATAGGCGACGGCATTCGGGATGCTTTGGACCCGCGTAAGAAGATAACGATTTCCCGGAGGAGGCTGGACCAATGGCGGAAAGACTACTCGAAATCCGGAACTTAA
- a CDS encoding ABC transporter ATP-binding protein, producing MAERLLEIRNLTAGFVTEDGIVKATDRVTVSLEKGQTLCLVGESGSGKSVTSLSVMRLIDYAGGMILDGSIVFQGEDLALKNQEEMKRIRGNKIAMIFQDPMSALNPVFTVGEQIAESVRLHQNVNNEEAWMKAIEMLHLVGIPAPEIRARQYPHEMSGGMCQRVVIAIALACSPELLIADEPTTALDVTVQAQILDLLQRLKRELGMSILLITHDMGVAAGMADRIAIMYAGTIVEEGTVEEIFDQPMHPYTRGLLQSIPGLEGERGGELYTIQGNIPSIKHLPSGCRFHPRCPNAFERCVHEEPALVELRPDHQGACWLYEEAAPVGKRERGSMAYVSGTGVKRK from the coding sequence ATGGCGGAAAGACTACTCGAAATCCGGAACTTAACAGCCGGCTTCGTCACGGAGGATGGGATCGTCAAAGCGACCGACCGGGTAACGGTCTCCCTGGAGAAAGGTCAGACTCTGTGCCTTGTCGGCGAATCCGGAAGCGGTAAGAGCGTAACGTCTCTTTCGGTTATGCGGCTGATCGACTATGCCGGGGGAATGATTCTTGACGGCAGCATCGTGTTTCAAGGGGAAGATCTGGCCCTTAAGAACCAGGAAGAAATGAAACGCATCCGCGGCAATAAAATAGCAATGATATTTCAAGATCCGATGTCCGCCCTGAACCCTGTGTTTACGGTTGGCGAGCAGATCGCGGAAAGCGTGAGGCTGCATCAGAATGTGAACAACGAAGAAGCCTGGATGAAAGCGATTGAGATGCTGCACTTGGTCGGTATACCTGCCCCGGAAATACGTGCCAGGCAGTATCCCCATGAGATGTCGGGGGGCATGTGTCAGCGCGTGGTCATCGCGATTGCGCTGGCATGCAGTCCGGAGCTTCTCATTGCCGACGAACCGACGACTGCGCTTGATGTTACCGTTCAGGCCCAAATATTGGACCTTCTGCAGCGTTTAAAGCGAGAGCTGGGCATGTCCATTCTGCTTATCACGCATGATATGGGGGTTGCCGCGGGGATGGCAGACCGAATTGCGATCATGTATGCAGGAACCATTGTCGAGGAGGGAACGGTCGAGGAGATATTTGATCAGCCGATGCACCCTTATACGAGGGGGCTTCTGCAGTCCATTCCCGGCTTGGAAGGGGAACGCGGGGGAGAATTGTACACGATTCAAGGAAATATTCCAAGCATCAAGCATTTGCCGTCGGGATGCAGATTCCATCCCCGATGTCCGAATGCCTTCGAGAGGTGCGTGCATGAGGAACCCGCCTTAGTCGAACTTAGACCTGATCATCAGGGAGCTTGCTGGCTGTACGAGGAGGCCGCTCCGGTGGGTAAACGGGAAAGAGGAAGCATGGCATACGTTAGCGGAACAGGGGTGAAGCGTAAATGA
- a CDS encoding ABC transporter ATP-binding protein, with protein MTGEQLVEIHHVKKYFPIRTGLLNRVVGHVKAVDDVSFSITKGETFGLVGESGCGKSTLGRVMLRLHNATGGNIFFEGRNIQELKAQELRGLRQEMQIIFQDPFGSLNPRFLVRDIIGEPLRIHRHISAKELDNRVVELMELVGLDATRRNRYPHEFSGGQRQRIGIARAIALNPKFIVADEAVSALDVSVQSQVLNLLVKLQKELGLTYLFIAHGLNVVRHISDRVGVMYLGKLVEVARTEELFARPLHHYTAALLSAIPRPTPHHKRERIILQGDVPSPANPPSGCRFHPRCPAAQERCRREEPILQEAGEDRQVACHFPID; from the coding sequence ATGACCGGAGAGCAGCTTGTCGAAATTCATCATGTGAAGAAGTATTTTCCTATTAGAACAGGGCTGCTTAATCGCGTCGTAGGCCATGTGAAGGCGGTAGACGATGTTTCCTTCAGTATCACCAAAGGGGAAACGTTCGGCTTGGTCGGGGAATCCGGCTGCGGGAAGTCAACGCTTGGAAGAGTGATGCTCCGGCTGCATAATGCAACCGGAGGGAATATCTTTTTTGAGGGACGGAACATACAGGAGTTAAAGGCACAGGAGCTCCGCGGCTTGCGGCAGGAGATGCAGATTATCTTTCAGGATCCCTTCGGTTCCTTGAATCCGCGCTTTCTTGTTCGGGATATCATCGGGGAACCGCTTCGTATCCACCGGCACATATCTGCGAAGGAACTGGATAATCGGGTCGTTGAACTGATGGAGCTTGTAGGCTTGGACGCCACCAGGCGCAACCGTTACCCTCATGAGTTCTCCGGAGGGCAGCGTCAACGCATAGGCATCGCCCGTGCAATCGCATTGAACCCCAAGTTTATCGTGGCCGATGAGGCGGTATCGGCACTTGATGTATCCGTCCAATCGCAGGTTTTGAATCTTCTTGTGAAGCTGCAGAAGGAGCTCGGTTTAACTTACCTCTTCATTGCACACGGCTTAAATGTGGTGCGGCATATTTCCGACCGCGTCGGCGTCATGTATCTGGGCAAGCTGGTGGAGGTCGCGCGCACCGAAGAATTGTTTGCCCGGCCCCTGCATCATTATACGGCAGCGCTGCTGTCGGCAATTCCCAGGCCGACGCCTCACCATAAACGGGAGAGGATCATCCTGCAGGGGGATGTTCCGTCCCCTGCCAACCCGCCTTCAGGCTGCCGTTTCCACCCCCGGTGTCCGGCCGCTCAAGAACGCTGCCGGCGGGAGGAACCCATTCTGCAGGAGGCGGGAGAGGACAGGCAGGTGGCCTGCCATTTTCCTATAGATTGA
- a CDS encoding alpha-N-arabinofuranosidase, whose amino-acid sequence MANRVTINADIAKGKINRNIYGHFSEHLGRCIYEGIWVGEDSPIPNTNGIRNDVVDALKKIKIPVLRWPGGCFADEYHWKDGVGPREERKRMINTHWGGVVENNHFGTHEFLMLCEMLECEPYISGNVGSGTVQEMSEWVEYMTFDGVSPMAEWRQKNGREKPWSVKYFGVGNENWGCGGNMRPEYYADLYRRFQTYVRNYGDNRIHKIACGPNVDDYGWMETVMREAHRFMDSISLHYYTIPGDWSNKGSSTDFTDNEWFGTLKKALWMDELISKHSTIMDKYDPNKRVGLIVDEWGTWFDAEPGTNPGFLYQQNTIRDALVAGITLNIFHQHCDRVQMANIAQVINVLQSVILTEGEKMILTPTYHVFDMYKVHQDAELLSTDWVVADYEHDGNRIPQVSVSASKDSEGRIHISLCNLSHESGADVQIDLRGLAGQKTTVTGTELSSQATNAHNTFERPDAVSPSEFKAFSLEGSSIRAQLSPMSVTVLEVIAG is encoded by the coding sequence ATGGCAAATCGTGTTACGATTAATGCGGATATCGCAAAAGGGAAGATCAACCGCAACATTTACGGTCATTTCTCCGAACATTTGGGCCGCTGCATTTATGAAGGAATTTGGGTCGGAGAAGATTCACCTATCCCGAACACGAACGGCATCCGCAACGATGTGGTGGACGCGCTTAAAAAAATTAAAATTCCGGTTCTCAGATGGCCGGGCGGCTGCTTCGCCGATGAATATCATTGGAAGGACGGAGTCGGACCGAGGGAAGAACGAAAGCGGATGATCAACACGCATTGGGGCGGCGTCGTTGAAAATAATCATTTCGGTACGCATGAGTTTCTGATGCTCTGCGAAATGCTTGAGTGTGAGCCTTACATTTCCGGTAATGTCGGCAGCGGTACTGTGCAGGAGATGTCGGAATGGGTCGAATATATGACATTTGACGGCGTTTCCCCAATGGCCGAATGGCGGCAAAAGAACGGTCGCGAAAAGCCGTGGAGCGTTAAATATTTTGGCGTCGGCAATGAAAACTGGGGCTGCGGAGGCAACATGCGTCCGGAGTATTATGCGGATCTGTACCGGCGCTTTCAGACTTACGTACGCAATTACGGTGATAACCGGATTCATAAGATCGCATGCGGACCGAACGTCGACGATTACGGGTGGATGGAAACGGTAATGCGTGAAGCGCACAGGTTTATGGATTCCATCAGCCTGCATTATTATACCATTCCCGGCGACTGGTCGAATAAAGGCTCTTCTACCGATTTTACCGACAACGAATGGTTTGGGACATTGAAGAAGGCTCTATGGATGGATGAACTGATTTCGAAGCATTCGACGATTATGGACAAGTACGATCCGAACAAAAGGGTTGGTCTTATCGTGGATGAATGGGGAACGTGGTTCGATGCGGAGCCGGGCACCAATCCCGGGTTTTTGTATCAGCAGAACACGATCCGCGATGCTCTGGTAGCGGGAATTACGCTTAATATTTTCCATCAGCATTGCGACCGTGTTCAAATGGCGAACATTGCGCAAGTCATTAATGTGCTGCAGTCCGTCATCCTGACCGAAGGGGAGAAAATGATTCTTACGCCAACTTATCATGTGTTCGACATGTATAAGGTGCATCAGGATGCTGAACTTCTCAGTACGGATTGGGTCGTCGCCGATTATGAGCACGACGGGAACCGGATTCCACAGGTTTCTGTGTCCGCATCCAAGGATAGCGAAGGCAGGATTCATATCAGCCTGTGTAATTTGAGCCATGAGTCCGGAGCGGACGTTCAAATCGATCTGCGCGGACTGGCCGGACAGAAAACGACAGTTACAGGGACGGAGCTGTCTTCTCAAGCGACGAATGCCCATAATACTTTTGAACGGCCTGACGCCGTCAGCCCGTCTGAGTTCAAAGCGTTTTCACTAGAAGGCTCAAGCATCCGCGCGCAGCTTTCACCGATGTCCGTTACCGTGCTTGAGGTAATTGCGGGATAA
- a CDS encoding transcriptional regulator translates to MKIDLSIDNLAVFEALSSNVRIQIIHLLSQKSMNIRELAEALNLSSAIMTMHVKKLEKADIIRSEMTPGKGGAAQKVCSLNIDHLEIAFPIKDHVQRELRRTDVSIGHFTDLLIKPTCGICTREKIIGIFDDPRYFLSPERLDAKILWFGEGFVEYKLPNFIMTSEIPEELEISMEISSEAPNTNNNWPSDITFFFNDINIGMWTSPGDFGGKGRLNPAWWLDDVNQYGLLKRLIIRKDGTFMDGLKISEVTLDQIDIRNSQWTFRISVLDDAEHVGGVTLFGSGFGNYNQDLVFKLYYTKAEK, encoded by the coding sequence TTGAAAATCGATTTGAGCATAGACAACCTGGCCGTATTCGAAGCGCTGTCCAGCAACGTTCGAATACAGATCATCCATCTGCTTTCACAGAAATCCATGAATATCCGGGAGCTGGCCGAAGCATTGAATCTAAGCAGCGCTATCATGACCATGCACGTTAAGAAGCTTGAGAAGGCCGACATTATCCGATCAGAGATGACGCCGGGCAAAGGCGGGGCCGCGCAAAAGGTGTGCTCGCTTAATATCGATCATCTGGAGATCGCATTTCCGATAAAGGATCATGTTCAACGCGAGCTCAGGAGAACCGATGTATCGATCGGCCACTTTACGGATCTGCTCATCAAACCAACATGCGGAATTTGCACCCGCGAGAAAATTATCGGCATTTTTGACGACCCCCGGTACTTTCTCTCTCCGGAGAGGCTGGATGCAAAAATCCTTTGGTTCGGCGAAGGCTTTGTCGAGTACAAACTCCCCAACTTTATAATGACGAGCGAAATACCGGAAGAGCTCGAGATTTCAATGGAAATCTCATCGGAAGCCCCGAATACGAACAACAACTGGCCATCCGACATAACCTTCTTCTTTAACGACATCAATATCGGCATGTGGACAAGCCCAGGCGATTTCGGGGGGAAAGGCAGGCTGAACCCTGCATGGTGGCTGGACGACGTGAACCAGTATGGTCTATTGAAACGGTTGATTATCAGAAAAGACGGCACGTTTATGGATGGTTTGAAAATCTCCGAGGTAACGCTCGATCAGATTGATATTCGTAACAGCCAGTGGACCTTCCGGATCTCGGTACTTGACGATGCCGAGCATGTTGGCGGAGTCACCTTATTCGGCTCCGGCTTCGGCAACTACAATCAGGATCTCGTATTCAAGCTGTATTACACGAAGGCGGAAAAATAA
- a CDS encoding ABC transporter substrate-binding protein yields the protein MKKPLSITITLLLALVLVISGCASGSGSKTANTPEADKPANAAETTENKTEGNSPANAPVEDAKVEFAASNATGEVTIWTFVSQLKEVGDEFNKQFPNIKVKVVDMGWAVHDKLATTLAAGTGAPDLAIIEQGQFPRYVTGGVLEDLLQQPYDAGRFQNDVSEYNWNRWKSVDGTKLLGMPWDVTPGVLYYRADIYEQLGLPSDPEELGEYLQDPENVLTVAQTLKADGKYFMEWGDGPVHWGGDAIGYFGNDLSWLRNNENLAQLLDVTKRGEQLKWAPYEGWGSDKGKQMVKKGELTGTVIGSWGARELEKTFPDLKGKWRAAKMPFGLAVGMGGSSFVMPSQSKNKQAAWAFMEWATRSEDAWKIWTKYSIQPGWKNIQNLDWYIGHKNEYLGGQEDYKLYQELEANIPSRTLNPLDGKAWPIWLEGVQKAIKKNLDSKAILQEIQENIENKLKPDIEKLRKEMAK from the coding sequence ATGAAAAAACCGTTAAGCATTACAATTACGCTTCTTCTCGCATTAGTTTTGGTTATTTCCGGCTGTGCAAGCGGAAGCGGCAGCAAAACTGCGAATACGCCTGAGGCTGATAAACCGGCGAATGCGGCAGAAACGACCGAAAATAAAACCGAAGGAAATTCCCCGGCAAACGCTCCGGTTGAGGACGCAAAAGTTGAATTTGCAGCCAGCAATGCTACCGGTGAAGTTACCATATGGACGTTCGTATCGCAGCTTAAAGAAGTCGGCGATGAGTTCAATAAACAATTTCCAAATATTAAAGTAAAAGTGGTTGATATGGGCTGGGCGGTGCATGATAAGCTCGCAACGACACTGGCAGCCGGCACAGGCGCTCCGGATCTTGCCATCATCGAACAGGGTCAGTTCCCGAGATATGTAACCGGCGGAGTCCTGGAGGATCTGCTTCAGCAGCCATACGATGCGGGAAGATTTCAAAATGATGTATCGGAATATAACTGGAACCGCTGGAAATCCGTTGACGGAACCAAACTGCTCGGTATGCCGTGGGACGTAACGCCTGGTGTGCTTTACTACCGCGCCGATATTTATGAGCAGCTTGGACTTCCAAGCGATCCGGAAGAATTGGGCGAATATTTGCAAGACCCCGAGAACGTGCTGACCGTAGCTCAGACGCTAAAAGCGGACGGTAAATACTTCATGGAGTGGGGAGACGGACCTGTACACTGGGGCGGCGACGCTATCGGCTATTTCGGCAATGATTTGAGCTGGCTACGCAATAATGAAAATCTTGCTCAGCTGCTCGATGTCACCAAACGCGGGGAGCAGCTCAAGTGGGCTCCTTATGAAGGCTGGGGCAGCGATAAAGGGAAACAAATGGTTAAGAAAGGCGAGCTGACAGGAACGGTCATCGGTTCGTGGGGAGCGCGCGAGCTCGAAAAAACGTTCCCTGACTTGAAAGGCAAATGGAGAGCGGCGAAAATGCCGTTCGGACTTGCAGTAGGTATGGGCGGATCCAGCTTCGTAATGCCGTCGCAAAGCAAAAACAAACAAGCAGCTTGGGCATTCATGGAATGGGCTACGAGATCGGAAGATGCCTGGAAAATTTGGACGAAATATTCGATCCAGCCGGGTTGGAAGAATATCCAGAACCTCGATTGGTATATCGGCCACAAGAATGAATACCTTGGCGGGCAAGAAGACTACAAGCTGTATCAGGAACTTGAAGCCAATATTCCGAGCAGAACATTGAATCCGCTTGACGGCAAAGCTTGGCCGATCTGGCTGGAAGGCGTGCAGAAAGCAATCAAGAAAAACCTTGACTCCAAAGCAATCCTCCAGGAAATCCAGGAAAATATCGAGAACAAGCTGAAGCCTGATATCGAAAAATTGAGAAAAGAGATGGCTAAATAA
- a CDS encoding extracellular solute-binding protein, producing MLRFMRKYTVSIIVVLVLTISLTLWNQSRGFDDTVMASIPKYKDVDMKSILADDDIQSKLEPSYFDYYKAHNDEGVKDTEGFKLSVRSTDYSAVSKTGTRIESGLEGQAGSTLALIDEDSWADYTIEVPQDGYYQMGMSYYTLPGKRSSIVRSVQIDGEYPFFQAKKIEFGRMWRESGKTWFDNQGNEFNPSRKEVNGWQYRDFRDSEGKVGEPFRFFMTKGKHTVRINVIREPAAIGELSVFSPVHLPSYAEVEKEYKEKGYTEAADKVIKIQAETAALRSDPTLKRVEDREPITEPFNKDASALNAFGGPGWRNGGQWAQWEFEVPESGLYRIGMRFGQWFLNGIPVQRTVMIDGKIPFKEMNEVLFPYKPEWQIKKLGDDKPYLFYLEKGKHTLRMEVQIGSLGPILESITDAAHKISLLSREILQITGTNPDPNADWKLEKNITNLVPRLHVLAQDLDGAIHKLYDLGVPKGSSEVSSLYEGRDKILSMAADTTTIPARMTSLTDLQSALGIWVNGLSKQSLVLDYLIIQSSEQSWPPAHAPWYVRAGTSLYDLAHSFTKNYSGVGNVYADEEVLDVWVARGRDWVDIIKQMIDEDFTPETGIKVNVNVVPAGQMQTLLLANTAGLAPDAALGVEGEVPIDFAVRNALVNLKNFPDYQEVADRFRPGALIPYKYNGGDYALPENQNFYMLFYRKDIMEQLGITEDKIPQTWQDVMDLIPLLQQNGMDFYYPHAPNNPNMAINEFAPFLFQQGGSFYKGNGKLSDLDSPESMEAMKMWTGLFTNYKIQKQADFYNRFRSGEMPIGVADYSTYILLSTAAPELTGWWGMQPMPGIKQSDGQINRSTGGLAQTGIIFKSSKKQDQAWKFLKWWTSADSQERFGSELESLLGVEARWNTANIEALKRLPWNKSDLDAIMKQWEWFQEREVVLGGYYTTRYIANMWNEIVLNGKIPREAVESGVKEIDKELRKKREEFGLDEKTTANNQEGKKEVASDE from the coding sequence GTGCTAAGATTCATGCGCAAGTACACGGTAAGCATCATCGTTGTACTTGTTTTAACGATATCGCTGACGTTGTGGAACCAATCCAGGGGCTTCGACGATACGGTTATGGCCAGTATTCCCAAGTACAAGGATGTAGACATGAAATCGATTCTGGCTGACGATGACATCCAAAGCAAGCTCGAGCCTTCTTACTTCGATTATTATAAAGCGCATAACGATGAGGGTGTCAAAGATACCGAGGGATTTAAGCTTTCGGTCCGCTCCACTGATTATTCCGCAGTCAGCAAGACGGGAACGCGCATCGAATCAGGTCTTGAAGGCCAAGCAGGTTCAACTTTGGCATTAATTGACGAAGACAGCTGGGCAGACTATACCATCGAAGTTCCGCAGGACGGATACTACCAGATGGGAATGAGCTATTATACGTTGCCGGGCAAAAGGTCTTCCATCGTGAGAAGTGTGCAAATTGACGGCGAATATCCATTCTTTCAGGCTAAAAAGATCGAATTCGGGCGGATGTGGCGCGAGTCCGGCAAAACCTGGTTTGACAACCAGGGTAACGAATTCAATCCGAGCAGGAAGGAAGTTAACGGATGGCAATATAGAGATTTTCGGGATTCGGAAGGAAAGGTCGGCGAACCGTTTCGTTTCTTCATGACGAAAGGGAAGCATACTGTGCGGATTAATGTGATTCGCGAACCGGCAGCTATAGGCGAGCTGTCCGTATTTTCTCCAGTTCATCTGCCTTCCTATGCGGAAGTTGAAAAGGAGTACAAAGAGAAGGGCTACACGGAAGCCGCTGACAAAGTGATCAAAATTCAGGCGGAAACGGCGGCTCTGCGCTCGGACCCGACGCTTAAGCGGGTTGAAGACCGCGAGCCGATCACCGAGCCATTCAATAAAGACGCCTCGGCCCTTAACGCTTTCGGCGGTCCAGGCTGGCGCAACGGGGGTCAGTGGGCCCAGTGGGAGTTCGAGGTTCCGGAAAGCGGCCTATACCGGATCGGCATGCGTTTCGGACAGTGGTTCCTGAACGGCATTCCAGTTCAGCGGACGGTGATGATTGATGGAAAAATCCCGTTTAAAGAAATGAACGAAGTGCTGTTTCCTTACAAGCCGGAATGGCAAATTAAAAAACTGGGCGACGATAAGCCTTACTTATTTTATTTGGAAAAAGGCAAACATACCCTGCGCATGGAAGTACAGATCGGGTCGCTCGGACCGATTCTGGAATCGATAACGGATGCTGCGCATAAGATATCGCTGCTCAGCCGTGAAATTCTGCAAATTACCGGGACGAACCCGGATCCGAACGCGGATTGGAAGCTGGAGAAGAACATTACGAATCTGGTTCCGAGACTCCATGTTCTGGCGCAGGATTTGGACGGTGCGATCCATAAGCTGTATGACCTAGGAGTTCCCAAAGGCAGCTCCGAAGTGAGCTCGCTGTATGAAGGGCGCGACAAAATATTAAGCATGGCAGCGGACACGACGACTATTCCCGCCAGAATGACGTCGTTGACCGATCTTCAATCGGCTCTAGGTATATGGGTCAACGGTTTAAGCAAGCAGAGTTTAGTGCTTGATTATTTGATCATCCAGTCCTCTGAGCAATCGTGGCCCCCTGCTCATGCGCCTTGGTATGTGAGGGCGGGGACAAGTCTCTATGATCTGGCGCATTCCTTCACGAAGAACTACAGCGGTGTCGGGAACGTCTATGCCGATGAAGAGGTTCTCGATGTTTGGGTTGCCCGTGGAAGAGACTGGGTTGACATCATCAAACAGATGATCGATGAAGATTTTACTCCTGAAACGGGAATTAAAGTTAATGTGAATGTCGTTCCTGCGGGACAAATGCAGACATTGCTGCTTGCCAATACGGCGGGACTGGCTCCGGATGCCGCACTTGGTGTGGAAGGCGAAGTGCCGATCGATTTCGCGGTACGGAACGCGCTTGTAAACTTGAAGAATTTCCCTGATTACCAAGAGGTTGCCGATCGGTTCAGGCCGGGAGCACTTATCCCGTACAAGTATAACGGCGGCGATTATGCTCTGCCGGAGAATCAGAACTTCTACATGCTTTTCTACCGGAAAGATATTATGGAACAGCTTGGGATCACGGAGGATAAAATTCCTCAGACGTGGCAGGATGTTATGGATTTGATTCCGCTGCTGCAGCAGAACGGAATGGATTTCTATTACCCGCACGCGCCCAATAATCCGAATATGGCGATCAATGAATTCGCTCCCTTCCTGTTCCAGCAAGGCGGCAGCTTTTACAAGGGAAATGGGAAGCTGTCCGACCTGGATTCGCCTGAATCGATGGAAGCGATGAAAATGTGGACCGGATTATTTACAAACTATAAAATCCAGAAGCAAGCCGATTTCTACAACCGGTTCCGCTCGGGAGAGATGCCGATCGGCGTGGCGGATTATTCGACCTATATTTTGCTGTCAACCGCAGCTCCCGAATTAACCGGATGGTGGGGAATGCAGCCAATGCCGGGTATCAAGCAGTCCGACGGGCAAATCAACCGTTCCACAGGCGGGCTTGCTCAAACGGGGATTATTTTCAAGAGCTCCAAGAAGCAGGATCAAGCGTGGAAGTTTCTGAAATGGTGGACCAGCGCCGATTCTCAGGAAAGGTTCGGTTCCGAGCTGGAGTCGCTTCTGGGCGTGGAAGCGCGTTGGAACACCGCAAACATCGAAGCGCTCAAACGATTGCCTTGGAATAAATCCGATCTTGATGCGATTATGAAGCAATGGGAGTGGTTCCAAGAGCGTGAGGTCGTGCTCGGGGGCTATTATACGACGCGATATATCGCCAATATGTGGAACGAAATCGTCCTGAACGGAAAAATTCCGCGTGAAGCTGTCGAGAGCGGTGTCAAGGAAATCGACAAGGAGCTTCGCAAGAAGCGGGAAGAATTCGGATTGGATGAAAAAACGACGGCAAACAATCAAGAGGGTAAAAAGGAGGTGGCAAGCGATGAGTGA
- a CDS encoding carbohydrate ABC transporter permease, giving the protein MSDHSSAVVVKQQPARALEVGKMAKLWIDIKRNRVSYYFLAPFLILFTLFTIIPILTSVALSFTYYNILEAPRFIGLSNYKLLFVDDDIFLKAIGITLKFAFITGPLGYVLAFLLAWLISQIPVKYRFFYTLCFYTPSITSAVAMSVVWLYLFAGDRKGLLNHYLMKLGILDEPYLFLQNIHSIVPVIIIVSLWMSMGVGFLAFLAGLQNVPKDLYEAGSIDGIKYRWQQLIFITIPSVKPQLLFGAVMQVVFSLQVFDVSVQLVGLPSPLYAGHTILAHLFDYAFIRFEMGYASAIAVVLFCLMLGLNRLIFKWLGRD; this is encoded by the coding sequence ATGAGTGACCATAGCAGCGCAGTTGTTGTGAAGCAGCAGCCGGCACGTGCTCTCGAAGTGGGGAAAATGGCCAAGCTGTGGATCGACATCAAACGGAACAGGGTTTCCTACTACTTCCTTGCCCCGTTCCTCATCTTGTTCACGTTGTTTACGATTATACCGATACTCACTTCGGTCGCGCTTAGCTTCACCTACTACAACATTCTTGAGGCGCCGCGGTTTATCGGTTTGTCGAACTACAAATTATTGTTCGTCGACGACGACATCTTTCTTAAGGCGATCGGCATTACGCTGAAATTCGCGTTTATCACCGGTCCCCTCGGCTATGTGCTTGCTTTTCTGCTCGCATGGCTGATCAGCCAGATTCCGGTTAAATACCGGTTTTTCTATACGCTTTGCTTCTATACGCCTTCGATAACAAGTGCCGTAGCGATGTCAGTCGTGTGGTTGTATCTGTTCGCGGGGGACCGCAAAGGGCTGCTCAATCATTATTTGATGAAGCTCGGCATTCTGGATGAACCGTACTTGTTTTTGCAAAACATTCATTCGATCGTGCCGGTCATCATTATTGTATCGCTCTGGATGAGCATGGGCGTCGGTTTTCTCGCCTTCCTTGCCGGACTGCAGAATGTGCCCAAAGACCTGTACGAAGCCGGTTCGATAGACGGGATCAAATACCGCTGGCAGCAGCTGATATTCATCACCATCCCTTCCGTAAAGCCGCAGCTGCTGTTCGGCGCGGTTATGCAGGTCGTCTTCTCGCTGCAGGTGTTTGACGTCAGCGTGCAGCTGGTCGGCTTGCCAAGTCCGCTGTACGCCGGTCATACGATTCTCGCCCATCTTTTCGATTACGCCTTTATCCGGTTCGAAATGGGCTATGCTTCCGCGATCGCCGTCGTACTGTTTTGCCTTATGCTCGGATTGAACCGTCTTATTTTCAAATGGCTCGGGAGGGATTAA